The following nucleotide sequence is from Endozoicomonas sp. GU-1.
TCCGATGCCTGCTTTCTATTCACCAAACGATCGCTGTTGCCAGAGAGCTTTAAAAAGTTTGATCTTTCCTGGTTCATTCCGGCATTAATGAAACATAAAAAACTGCTGATCGAAGTACTGGCGGCCTCTTTTTTTGTGCAGATATTCGCTCTGATTACACCACTGTTTTTTCAGGTCGTGATTGACAAGGTGGTGACCAACAGAGCAGTAACCACGCTGAATGTATTAGCGATCGGCCTGCTGGTGCTTTCAGTATTTGATGTCCTGATGAATGGCCTTCGAAGCTATTTACTGACACACACCACATCACGTGTCGATGTCGTACTGGGCTCGCGGCTGTTTCAGCACCTGCTTCGCCTGCCAGTGAGCTTTTTTAATCAAAGGCGTGTGGGCGATACGGTGGCCAGGGTCAGAGAGCTGGACACTATCCGTGATTTTATTACCAGTTCTGCCCTGACACTTTGCGTGGATCTGGTGTTTACCATCATCTTCTTTGTTGTGATGTACGCCTATAGCCCAACATTAACCTGGATCGTTCTCGGCTCAATCCCTTTTTACGTCTTGCTATCCCTCGTCGTTACACCTTTGCTACGCTCCCGGCTTAACGAGAAGTTCCAGCGCGGGGCTGAGAACCAGTCATTTCTGGTCGAGTCCGTGACTGGCATGACGACTGTCAAAAGCGCTGCCGTAGAGCCCCAGATGCAGCGACGGTGGGAAGACCAGTTGGCCGGTTATGTCAGCGCATCTTTCAGAGCTAACCATCTCGGCAATGTCTCCAGCAATCTGGCCGCCCTGATCAGCAAAGTGGTGACCGTGCTCATCCTGTGGGTTGGTGCTGGCGAAGTGATTGCCGGAGCGCTGACGGTGGGCGGCCTTATTGCCTTTAATATGATTGCCGGACGTGTGAGTGGCCCCATTCTGGCACTGGCTCGTTTGTGGCAGGACTTTCAGCAGGTCAAGATCTCTGTAGAAAAGCTGGGCGATGTTTTGAATTCCCCAACAGAGCCGGGATTGAGTCACAACCGAACCAACCTCGAAACGGTTCAGGGTCGTGTTGAGTTTGAAAACGTGACCTTTCGCTATCAGTCCGATCGGACTGCGGTATTGAGTCAGTTGTCCCTGGTGGTCAACCCGGGAGAAGTGATTGGTATTGTCGGACGCTCCGGTTCCGGCAAAAGCACGCTCGCACAATTGCTTCAGCGATTTTACATACCGGAGTCCGGTCGCGTACTGGTCGATGGCTGTGACCTGTCCATGGCCTCACCGGAATGGCTTCGACAACAAGTGGGCGTCGTCTCCCAGGAGTCCTTCCTGTTCAACCGAACCATCCGGGACAATATTGCGTTATCAGATCCCTCTGCGCCGATTGAGCGGATCATCGCCTGCGCCAGACTGGCGGGTGCCCATGACTTTATTCTTGAGCAACCACAAGGTTACGACACGCAGATCGGAGAGCAAGGCAGTGGCTTATCCGGCGGACAAAAACAGCGACTGGCCATTGCCCGGGCATTAATGAGAGAGCCCAGGATACTGATATTCGATGAAGCCACTTCAGCACTGGACTACCACTCTGAACACCTGATCCAGCAGAACATGCCACAGATCTGTCAGGGACGTACTGTTTTTATCATTGCTCATCGCCTCTCCACGGTCAGAGACGCCGACCGAATCATTGTCATGGATCACGGCGTCATTGCTGAGCAAGGGAGCCATCAGCAGCTTATTGCGAATGGTGGCCACTACGCGCAGCTGCACGCTCATCAGCAAGGGGTGCGAAAAGCAGTATGAAGCAATATCGTTTCCCAAACCTCTCTGGACTGAATGAATGGTTAATTCAGCGGTTTGAACACAAACAGGCTATCGAGCAGACGGCTTTACAATTTGCGCCGGCCGCACTTGAGGTTGCTGAGACACCTGCACACCCGGCCAGTCGCCTCCTGATTAAAGTGGTTGGATTATTGTTTCTCGCGGCAGTGGCCTGGGCCTGCATAGGCAAGATCGATATCGTGGCAACTGCCCAGGGTAAAATCATTCCTGGCGCTCGTGTGAAGAGTATTCAGTCGATGTCGTCCGGAGAGATTGAGCAGATTCATGTTCAGGAAGGCGATATGGTCAGGGAGGGTGACATACTGGTGACGTTGACCGGAGTGATCACCGGTGCCGAGTTGAACAAGTTAAAACGCCAGCACCAGTCCTTGCTGCTGCAAATTGCCCGGGAAGAAGCCTTTCATCGTTATCTCATGCACGCCCAGCACGCGGCAATAGAAGGTATGGAAAATCTCCAAATAAAGTTGAGTGCGATTGATTACAGCAAGTTGAGCAAGGACTGGTTTGAAGCTCGCCTTCTATCTCAAAAGATAGAAGAGTACGGATCTACCCTGCAGGTGCTTCGCAGCCAAAAAAAGCAGTAAATTGGCTGAGCAGCAAACCGCCAGCGTTGCCATTCAACGGCTGCAGCGCGTATTGCCTCTGATTACTGAACAGGCGAATGCCGCTGAGGCTATGTACCAAAAAAAGTACGGCGCAAAAATGCAATTCCTTGAACTGGAGCGAGAGCGCATTGAGGCTGAAGAAGCGCTGAATTCACAGCGAGCCATGCTGAAGCAAGCCAAAGCGGACGTCAGTGTGATCCAAAATCAAATTGCCAGCCATAAAGCAAGCGCACGCAAAGAAAGTCTACGCCTGATCGATGAGCTTAGGCGCCAAATGGACGGTATTGGTCAGGAACTGGTTAAGGCTCAGAAGCTTCACGGGTATCAGACGATCCGCTCTCCTATTGAAGGTAAAGTGCAACAGCTGCAGGTGCATACGCTGGGCGGTGCTGTGCAACCGGCGCAGGTGTTAATGCAAATAGTTCCTGCCAACACGCCATTAGAGGTCGAAGCCTGGGTATTAAACAAAGACATTGGTTTTGTTTCAGAAGGTCAGCGTAGTGACATTAAAATCGATACGTTCAACTTTACCAAGTATGGGTTGATTGGTGGAAAGATTGAAAGCTTATCCAATGATGCCGTTGCAGATGAGCAGCAGGGATTGCAATACCGGGCTACGGTCAGTCTTGATCAAAACTGGATTCAAACCGGCAATCAAAAAACTAAACTCTCACCAGGAATGAGTGTGGCCGTTGATATTCGAACAGGTCAGCGTCGGATTATTGAGTTCTTTTTGAGTCCGTTACTCCGGTCAACAAGAAATAGTTTACAAGAACGCTGACAGTCTTTTACCAAAAATTAAATGTTAATAGGTAAGAAAAATGATATTAGGCACTTAATACCCACTGGTAAATAGAGTTATTATATTGTCTAATACGCTTATGAGGAGCGCATAACAATTCAAAACAAGAATATCTTTTCGCACTCTCTGCACAACAATCATATATTGATGGAAATTTTTTTTAGATTTTTTGCCAACACCTTACTCTTGATGCAAATCATTAATTAATATATACAATATAACTACATTTAAATGCTTACTTATGACAAACGACGAAAAACTTCAAACAGTGATTAACTCTTATCAGAGTGATTCTTATTGGTCGTATATAATTTTGTTCATTATTCTAATGCTCGCGATATGGAAAATACCAGTATGCAAGAGAGTAATGGTTGGAATGTACAGATCCTATGATCGATTTTGGCATGATTACAGAAAGATAACCACTGCCTTGCTTTTTGTTTTTGCTTACATGCTGGTAGAGGCATCGATTTTAATTGGCCCTGTGCCGGATGTTGAAAGAATGCCTTTTATTGATGGTCAGTTCGTTAAGTTAGTACGAATCGAAGGTAATAGATTTAGGTTGCATGTAAATTACAAAGGTGAAATCTACAAACCTAAAGCTGTGCTTTCTGTTCAAGAAAAAGAAGACTTATTAAAGCTTAAAGAGGGCGAACCAATAAAGGTGTTTGTCTATCACAATGTAAGATATCCAGATTCATGGATAGAGGTTGGAAAGATTGAAATTAATGACAAGATAATTAAATCGATTCGACCCTATAGTGGAATAGTACAGGTCCACGAAAATATAAAATCAAGGATACCCTTTTATTTGCTTATATTAATTTTAACCCCGCTATTAACAAGAAAGTTTTTAAAAAAAAGGAAGAGTGAATTTAAATAATGAGTGCTCAATCATTAACTACTGGACAATTGATATTAAGTAACTTTGGCAGCAAATTTGAAGCCAGTAAGCTTGCCGCTTCAGCTGATTCTTTAACTCAAAATGATATACTACAATCATCCGCTTATGCGATATCGCTTTCCGCGTATGCTGCATCAATTGCGAATAAACTTCCATCTAGCGCAGCAATACCTGCAGCAATGATGCCCGCAATCGCCAGCAGTAAAAAAATCACTGAAGAAATGGCTGAAGGGAAGGATGTAGCTGATAAAGACTTTATTCAGCTTGCAGCAGATCTGGCTAATCTAGCTGCATCGGGCGCTCTTGCCAGCCCCTTCACAAAAAACCCTGCTGGTGCAGTGGCTACAGGGGCGCTTCTGGCTACGTCGGCCAGTCTCTATTTCTGGGCACAAACCAGACAAGACTCAACGACTATAAATGATGCGCTCAAAGATGCTTTTGAAAAAATCAATAAAAGCCTCTCTGAAGTAGCAGATTGGAGTTGGATGAAAGCAACAAAAATAGCTGAAGGAACTCTTGAGTTAATTGATGCGGGTGTTGATATCGTTTCCGAATCTGCCACATTGATTATGGAGTTTCTGAGTAATGGAATAAATGAGATATCAAAAAAAATCTCCGATACATCTGACAGCCTATCAGGGTCCGATTCTAAGAAGAGACTGGATTCATGGATTTCTGATAGCGGAATGCAATGCGATATAGTTTCACATGGTGAATCTTTGTTTGAAAACCTATACGAGGACTTTTTGAAGGCAACATTGGATGCTTTAGAAGGCCTTATTTCTCTTTCTTCAGAATATCTAGATATTTTCCTTGAGCGGATGACAGAATCTCTTAACGACTATGTCTTACGAGAAATTCAAAGTGTATTGCAGCAATATGAAATAGCATATAGCAATTATCTTCATGCTATTGAATTGGATAGCATTGAGAAAGAAGCTCGCGATGAGGAGGCTGCTGAGGCATATCTTCAGGCGCAAAAATCTCACGAATACTCTTTAAAGATAGCTGAGAAAAAGTATAACGGAATGGTTGCCCAGGCTGCTGAAAATTATGATCCAGAGTCCCAGCAATACATTAATGCAGTAAACCAGGCTAAATACATACATGAACATGAAGTTAATGAGGCCGCAGTTGCATTATTTAAAGCCATGGAAAAATGGGAAAGTGATCTTGTTGTGAGTGAAGATATTTTCTTTAGCCGGGTCGAAAAAGCCAAAGTAGCACTAGAAGAAACAGTTGAGCATTTACTTGCCAAACTGGAGGCTGCGCTTGAAATTCTTATCGGTGACGACAGCAATGATAATCTCGAATTAGAAACTTCAGATGACGGAGTGTTGCTTGGCAAAAAAGGAGATGATTCGCTAATTGGAAATACGGGTAACGATGTTATTTTTGGGGGCGATGGGAACGATAATATCTCCACTGGAGATGGAGATGATTTGGTTTCTGGCGGTACTGGTAATGATGTAATGACCGGAGGCTCCGGCAATGACACATACCTGATCGAAGAACAATCTGGCGACGACATTATTTATGAGTCAGATCATGCGGGTAATGACGAGATTAAACTAACTAACACTCAGAGCATCAGTGATGTATCCATTAGCCGAGATCGGAAAAACTTATATATTCGACAAAATTCTACAGGCGACACCCTTACTGTAAAAAATTACCAGTCACTTTCTAGCGATGGAACTCTAATAGGTGCCATTGATAGCTTTGAATTTGCCGATGGCTCCAGACTTAGCTTTGAGGCTGTTAAAACACTTGCAGTGATGAGTGGCAGCACAGGGCGCGATGTGTTCTATGGTGATGATCAAACCGACGACTTGATACAAGGCAATGCCGGTAATGATGATCTTCGCGGTCGCGCTGGAAATGATACGATTAAAGGTGGCGATCATAATGACTTCATCATGGGAGAGGTCGGCGACGATTTGTTGCGGGGCGACTCTGGTGACGACCATTTGGATGGTGGTGATGGAGCAGATCTTCTAACCGGTGGCCTGGGCAGTGATAGTTTAAGCGGCGGAGCTGGCAATGACGTCTATGTATACAGTAAGGGTGACGGGAATGATCGAGTCAGTGGCGTCGACCTTACGGGTCATGACGTCCTGCAATTGAAAGATGTTAACTTGTCCGATGTCACCTTGACACGGGACAGTAGCAAACTGGTTATCACCATTAATGATACTGGTGAATCCATTACCCTGGATGGTTATCAAAAGTATATTGGTCAGGGAGGTTACAGCGGTGTCATTGATGAGCTTGAATTTGCTGATGGCTCACGGCTGAATTTTGAGGCCGTTAAAGCGCTGGCGATGATGAATGGTAGCACTGCCCGCGATGTGTTTTATGGGGATGATCAAACTGATGACTTGATGCAAGGTAATGCTGGCAATGACGAACTCCGGGGCCGAGGCGGAAACGACACAATCAACGGTGGTGATCATAATGACTTCATTATGGGCGAGGCCGGCGATGACGTATTGCACGGCGATTCCGGTGATGATCGGCTGTCAGGTGGTGACGGTAACGATCTCCTGAATGGTGGCACGGGTAATGACAGCCTAAGTGGTGACTCTGGAGATGATGTCTTTGTATACAGCAAAGGTGATGGCAATGATAGAATCAGTGGCGTTGACCTTACAGGTCATGACGTCCTGCAATTGAAAGATGTTAACTTGTCCGATGTCACCTTGACACGGGACAGTAGCAAGCTGGTTATCACCATTAATGATACTGGTGAATCCATTACCCTGGATGGTTATCAAAAGTATATTGGTCAGGGAGGTTACAGCGGTGTCATTGATGAGCTTGAATTTGCTGATGGCTCACGGCTGAATTTTGAGGCCGTTAAAGCGCTGGCGATGATGAATGGTAGCACTGCCCGCGATGTGTTTTATGGGGATGATCAAACTGATGACTTGATGCAAGGTAATGCTGGCAATGACGAACTCCGGGGCCGAGGCGGAAACGACACAATCAACGGTGGTGATCATAATGACTTCATTATGGGCGAGGCCGGCGATGACGTATTGCACGGTGATTCCGGTGATGATCGGCTGTCAGGTGGTGACGGTAACGATCTCCTGAATGGTGGCACGGGTAATGACAGCCTAAGTGGTGACTCTGGAGATGATGTCTTTGTATACAGCAAAGGTGATGGCAATGATAGAATCAGTGGCGTTGACCTTACAGGTCATGACGTCCTGCAATTGAAAGATGTTAACTTGTCCGATGTCACCTTGACACGGGACAGTAGCAAGCTGGTTATCACCATTAATGATACTGGTGAATCCATTACCCTGGATGGTTATCAAAAGTATATTGGTCAGGGAGGTTACAGCGGTGTCATTGATGAGCTTGAATTTGCTGATGGCTCACGGTTGAATTTTGAGGCCGTTAAAGCGCTGGCGATGATGAATGGTAGCACTGCCCGCGATGTGTTTTATGGGGATGATCAAACTGATGACTTGATGCAAGGTAATGCTGGCAATGACGAACTCCGGGGCCGAGGCGGAAACGACACAATCAACGGTGGTGATCATAATGACTTCATTATGGGAGAGGCCGGTGATGATGTGCTTCAAGGTGACTCTGGTGACGACCATTTGGATGGCGGTGATGGGTTGGATCTTCTGGTTGGCGGAACCGGAAACGATAGATTGAATGGTGGTGCTGGCAGCGATACATTTGTCTTTCATAAAGGGGATGGAAACGATACGGTTTATAGCTCTACACAAGAAGATGTGATGAAAATACTGGGAACGGAAAGTTCAAGCGACCTCTGGTTTACCCGATCCAGTAGCGACCTTCTGGTAGATCGCTTGGACAGTGACGATTCAATCCGGCTCTCTGGATGGTTTAGCAAAACGTCGTCTCAGACTGCCACCATTGAGACCGATCGTGATCGTCTGCTAAATGACCGGTTGAACGAACTGGTTGATATTATGGCCACCATGGAGCAGCCAGACGCCGATGGTGCAACGTTGTCCGATGAAGATCGGGCCAGATTAAGTGCTGCCATGTCGGTCGCCTGGGAGAGCAAAGACGCACCAGTCGTCTGACATTTCCACACCTGCCGTGAGAAGCTCATGCTTCGGAAGGCTTGTCACGCCGTCAATCCCAGTCTCCTGATGTTTATGTGTTTAAAACCCTGTTTTCCCAGAACAGGGTTTTCTATGATGAGACTCCGCATACCAATAACAGAGATACTTTATGACTGTGGACCATTATCAAGACTGGAATCGCTTGGAGCGTGACGGAAATCCTGAAGAAACCGGCACGTACCGAGTGGTCTTTCGCAACCATTTTGGAGAGCTTCAGGAAGTGGAGGCGCGCTTTTTCAAAGGATGGATCTTTGAAGATATCGCTGACGAGACGCCGGATGGTTTTTATCGTAAGAAAGAAAACACTCGACCAAATCCTTACGACTATTGTCGATCAAGCGATTATGACCAACTCGACGTTAAATATTGGAAAGCTGCCTGATATTGTAATGTTGAATTGTTAACTTCTAAACATTAAAATCTGAAGTCTTGTTGAATATAACAGGAAGTCATCAGTAGTTTAATAGCAGCGACTAATGAAGGATGAGTTGCTGCTTTTGAATCGAAAGAATTATTGATTAATATATTTTAACTTCAATTTTTCAAAAATATTTCCTGCGATTTTCTGTTAAGCAAAACTCTACCATTTGTTAGAAAATTTAAAGCGAAGTAATTACGCCTATTTGACGCCATAAAAACAATTCCACATGGTATATCGAGACAGCATGGAGCAACAGATTCAAGACATCTTAGTGTTTTTATTAGTTATAGTTTCGGTCTATGCAACACTAAAAGCCATAACAAAATTTGAAGGCGAAACGCAGTACAAAGACGATGGCGTAAATGAAGAGAGTGAGGGAGTCAGCAGCCAAAAGCCTGTTCCTATCCCTGAAAATAATTTGATTATAAGAGAAAATCACGGAATGCCATTAATTAAATCAACTCCTAATGCTCTTAAAAAAGTGAAGGTGAGAACTTCCCCTGCTGGTCAACGAGATGACAGGACAATCCCTGTAAATCGCGCTAATGAAAAGAGTGAGACGTCAGCTATACAGGCCAAACCACGTCAGATGGATATTCCGAAGCAGATGGGCAATAGAATAGAGGAAATGTTTTCTCCAAAAGATGCCAGCAATCATGCAAGAAATGAAATAGCGCAATTGATAGATCGATCTGGAAACGCCAGTTTGAAATTTGGGCTGACAAATGGAGTTACTGTTCAGGAGGTTTATGAATCGCACGGTGTTGTTTATGCTCATGTAAACGGCAGTGGTGATGTGTATGTGGGTAAATCGGTAGACCCTGTTAACCGATGGAAAACTCATCTGGATGCAGCATGCAACCCTTTCGATGGCCAGTTCGGTGCAAGCTTTCAGCAAGCGCTTAGAGATACTCATGGGAAAGGCTGGGCTCATTTTATTCTGGCCACAGCACACAATGAGGACGAATTGCACTATAAAGAGTCTTCAGCGATCAACCACTACGCTACTTTAAATTCTATATCTGGCAAAGTTGACCAGGATTACAGCTGGGAACAAAGCATTATCGCTAGAGAGTATTTGGCCTTTTCCAGTAAAGTTGATCGATCCGATTACAAGGCTTTTGCAGATAGAGATCGTCAATGGCAGCACTGCAAGGTTGTCTACAGCAAAAATAAGAAAAGGATACAGTCCACAGATTACGGCCCATTCCCTCCTGGTCTATTTGTCATGTGTAGCAAGGAAGCGCGAGGTCTCTATGAAATCGGAGATTTAGTGGAGGTGTTTTGCAAGTTGTCAGAGAAAGGAAATCAGCTGATAGCTAAAAAAGGGCCCGATAACATACGAGCCGCAGATTAGTTAGAAAAATGAAGTTGTAACTCTCATTTTTTATGACGTAGATTTATGCACATCGGTCTTCCATAAAATAGGCACTTGCTTATGGCCTGCATACTCCTGGCACCAACGGTAACCATCGCGCATGGTGTCACATATTTCCTGCCCAATTGATGGCAACCAGTCAATAACATCTTGCTCTTTCAGGGATGCCATCCATTCATGAGCCTTTGGCTGCGAAGGAAACTGCATCAACAGCTTGTAGAGGTCTGTAGCGGGCACCAGCAGGCTGAGGCCATGAATCTCACGAATCCGGTTAATTTCTATGGGGATTGACATGCCTTCTGGATCTATGTCGCCAAAGTAATGAACTTCTGGCAACTCTCTCATATCGTGAAGATCTGCTACCTCCTCGCGAACCTCCTCCAGAGAGTCGGTGGCCAGCCCCGCATTTTTCATTAATTTTCCGCGACCATAAACTACAGCGCTATAGCGCTTGTGATAGCGGTTAAATTTCTGAATCGTGAAAAAGGTTGTGCTGTTTTCGATGATCAGAATCGGACCGTTAGATTCCTTGCAAATGCGAACGCCGTTCAAAGGCTCCGGGACATAGAAGCAGTCAATATCATCAAGCGTTATGCGCCCGGAGAACAGGCCACTGACACGAGCACTGTCCAGTAGTTTTTCGTCACCAAACAGCTGCAATGATCGTTCACGAGCGGGCACCCATTCACGATGATCGCGCCACCTAAAATAGTCGTTTATTGCCAGTGCCTTAGTGATACTTGCTTTATTTAATGGTAGGTCAGGGCCGATTTCCAGCATTTGGCCAACCCATGGCGCCCTGTCTCTGAGAGTTTTCAGGGAAGGTGCTGCTTGTGGGGCTTGAGGCAACTCAAGCCACTTTGGCAGACTGCCATTTCCCCAAGCATCGGAGTATTCATGAGGGAAAAGAATACGACCTTCTCTCTGCCATTGCCACACTGTTGATGTCAGTAGATGGTTAAGGTCACTCGACGACATTTGCGGATTTTCCCGACGTAGTGCAGCCAGGATATTGCGCATCTGTATTTTGCCCGTACTGTTCCGAGAATGAAGGTCATGCAAAATATCCATTACGACGCCACCCGACTACTGTTCGCTTCAATAACATGGCAGCGGAAGTACTTCTGACCATTAATGCGCACTGGCGTCTGCTCACCATTTTCATTTCTCTTTTGAATCATAACCCGATGATGAAACTCATTCAGCGCCGCCATATCAGCGATACCGGTAAAAAAGATGGGCTGTATGTTAAAACTCTCACAGGTGTCTAACTGGGCTTTGATCAATGAGCTTTTGTTACAGGAGCTGAGCGGATTATCCATGATCAGGAAGGCAGCGCCGTTGCCTTTGTGCTTTAGCTGATTGTTCCTGAGGTTGATGATAACGGTGTAGAGCAAAGTGGCAGCAGCTAATCCTTCACCTCCACTGGACAAGTCGGCAGCCACATTCACGTACTTGTTAGCGGTCGAGTCCAGTTTAATCATCTGGAGGCCGAAGCTGTCTTTTACCCGGGTTCCGGTGGCAGACAGCAGGCTGGTTAGCAGGGATGCCCCCAAAGCATTACCAGCCACTTCATTGGCTTGCGGCAGT
It contains:
- a CDS encoding type I secretion system permease/ATPase → MDGKGILSAADCLAMLARFHGLPAQPENIRHQMGLGDHPPSDADVLRASRQLGLKGRAISITPEQLIRLPLPAMVRRKDGLFLIIIRISGDQVVTQGLLDQPPEIMSLEKFSEQISDACFLFTKRSLLPESFKKFDLSWFIPALMKHKKLLIEVLAASFFVQIFALITPLFFQVVIDKVVTNRAVTTLNVLAIGLLVLSVFDVLMNGLRSYLLTHTTSRVDVVLGSRLFQHLLRLPVSFFNQRRVGDTVARVRELDTIRDFITSSALTLCVDLVFTIIFFVVMYAYSPTLTWIVLGSIPFYVLLSLVVTPLLRSRLNEKFQRGAENQSFLVESVTGMTTVKSAAVEPQMQRRWEDQLAGYVSASFRANHLGNVSSNLAALISKVVTVLILWVGAGEVIAGALTVGGLIAFNMIAGRVSGPILALARLWQDFQQVKISVEKLGDVLNSPTEPGLSHNRTNLETVQGRVEFENVTFRYQSDRTAVLSQLSLVVNPGEVIGIVGRSGSGKSTLAQLLQRFYIPESGRVLVDGCDLSMASPEWLRQQVGVVSQESFLFNRTIRDNIALSDPSAPIERIIACARLAGAHDFILEQPQGYDTQIGEQGSGLSGGQKQRLAIARALMREPRILIFDEATSALDYHSEHLIQQNMPQICQGRTVFIIAHRLSTVRDADRIIVMDHGVIAEQGSHQQLIANGGHYAQLHAHQQGVRKAV
- a CDS encoding HlyD family type I secretion periplasmic adaptor subunit, with product MAEQQTASVAIQRLQRVLPLITEQANAAEAMYQKKYGAKMQFLELERERIEAEEALNSQRAMLKQAKADVSVIQNQIASHKASARKESLRLIDELRRQMDGIGQELVKAQKLHGYQTIRSPIEGKVQQLQVHTLGGAVQPAQVLMQIVPANTPLEVEAWVLNKDIGFVSEGQRSDIKIDTFNFTKYGLIGGKIESLSNDAVADEQQGLQYRATVSLDQNWIQTGNQKTKLSPGMSVAVDIRTGQRRIIEFFLSPLLRSTRNSLQER
- a CDS encoding DUF2220 family protein; translation: MDILHDLHSRNSTGKIQMRNILAALRRENPQMSSSDLNHLLTSTVWQWQREGRILFPHEYSDAWGNGSLPKWLELPQAPQAAPSLKTLRDRAPWVGQMLEIGPDLPLNKASITKALAINDYFRWRDHREWVPARERSLQLFGDEKLLDSARVSGLFSGRITLDDIDCFYVPEPLNGVRICKESNGPILIIENSTTFFTIQKFNRYHKRYSAVVYGRGKLMKNAGLATDSLEEVREEVADLHDMRELPEVHYFGDIDPEGMSIPIEINRIREIHGLSLLVPATDLYKLLMQFPSQPKAHEWMASLKEQDVIDWLPSIGQEICDTMRDGYRWCQEYAGHKQVPILWKTDVHKSTS
- a CDS encoding calcium-binding protein produces the protein MSAQSLTTGQLILSNFGSKFEASKLAASADSLTQNDILQSSAYAISLSAYAASIANKLPSSAAIPAAMMPAIASSKKITEEMAEGKDVADKDFIQLAADLANLAASGALASPFTKNPAGAVATGALLATSASLYFWAQTRQDSTTINDALKDAFEKINKSLSEVADWSWMKATKIAEGTLELIDAGVDIVSESATLIMEFLSNGINEISKKISDTSDSLSGSDSKKRLDSWISDSGMQCDIVSHGESLFENLYEDFLKATLDALEGLISLSSEYLDIFLERMTESLNDYVLREIQSVLQQYEIAYSNYLHAIELDSIEKEARDEEAAEAYLQAQKSHEYSLKIAEKKYNGMVAQAAENYDPESQQYINAVNQAKYIHEHEVNEAAVALFKAMEKWESDLVVSEDIFFSRVEKAKVALEETVEHLLAKLEAALEILIGDDSNDNLELETSDDGVLLGKKGDDSLIGNTGNDVIFGGDGNDNISTGDGDDLVSGGTGNDVMTGGSGNDTYLIEEQSGDDIIYESDHAGNDEIKLTNTQSISDVSISRDRKNLYIRQNSTGDTLTVKNYQSLSSDGTLIGAIDSFEFADGSRLSFEAVKTLAVMSGSTGRDVFYGDDQTDDLIQGNAGNDDLRGRAGNDTIKGGDHNDFIMGEVGDDLLRGDSGDDHLDGGDGADLLTGGLGSDSLSGGAGNDVYVYSKGDGNDRVSGVDLTGHDVLQLKDVNLSDVTLTRDSSKLVITINDTGESITLDGYQKYIGQGGYSGVIDELEFADGSRLNFEAVKALAMMNGSTARDVFYGDDQTDDLMQGNAGNDELRGRGGNDTINGGDHNDFIMGEAGDDVLHGDSGDDRLSGGDGNDLLNGGTGNDSLSGDSGDDVFVYSKGDGNDRISGVDLTGHDVLQLKDVNLSDVTLTRDSSKLVITINDTGESITLDGYQKYIGQGGYSGVIDELEFADGSRLNFEAVKALAMMNGSTARDVFYGDDQTDDLMQGNAGNDELRGRGGNDTINGGDHNDFIMGEAGDDVLHGDSGDDRLSGGDGNDLLNGGTGNDSLSGDSGDDVFVYSKGDGNDRISGVDLTGHDVLQLKDVNLSDVTLTRDSSKLVITINDTGESITLDGYQKYIGQGGYSGVIDELEFADGSRLNFEAVKALAMMNGSTARDVFYGDDQTDDLMQGNAGNDELRGRGGNDTINGGDHNDFIMGEAGDDVLQGDSGDDHLDGGDGLDLLVGGTGNDRLNGGAGSDTFVFHKGDGNDTVYSSTQEDVMKILGTESSSDLWFTRSSSDLLVDRLDSDDSIRLSGWFSKTSSQTATIETDRDRLLNDRLNELVDIMATMEQPDADGATLSDEDRARLSAAMSVAWESKDAPVV
- a CDS encoding biotin/lipoyl-binding protein, encoding MKQYRFPNLSGLNEWLIQRFEHKQAIEQTALQFAPAALEVAETPAHPASRLLIKVVGLLFLAAVAWACIGKIDIVATAQGKIIPGARVKSIQSMSSGEIEQIHVQEGDMVREGDILVTLTGVITGAELNKLKRQHQSLLLQIAREEAFHRYLMHAQHAAIEGMENLQIKLSAIDYSKLSKDWFEARLLSQKIEEYGSTLQVLRSQKKQ